The Tolypothrix sp. PCC 7712 region GGTTACTCAAAAGACGCTCATCAGCAGAAGACGCAGCAGATCAAGACTTAGGATCTGCTCCCACAGCACCACCTTTACCAGTAGACCCGAATCAGTCAGCACCCGCAGCCACTAACCCCCCTTTAGCAGCAGGCACAGGCGCAGCGCTATCATCGGAGGAGATGAGAAATAACGGCGAATTTGCATGGGATACCGAAGCACCAGCAGCAGTGGTGAATACTTCTTATCCCAACTTAGCAGATGCGTCTAAAGTTACACCTCAACCTGAATCGCCGCCAGAACCAGTATTATCTGATACTTCAGATGCTCCTAGCGCCAATGCGACAGAACCGCCTCAGCCAGAATCCAATATTGGCGAAAATATCTCCGCAGCAGGTGCTACAGCCTTGGCTGGAGGTGCAGCTTTAGCAGCAGGTGCAGTCGGCTGGTCTGTGGTAGATAGTAGAGAAAGCGCTCCCGAAGATGCTAATACTACAATCCAAGGCAGTGATTATACTCTATGGGATACACCTGCATCTGATGAAGTACTAGCTGAGATAGAACAGCCCAGCCCCGAAACTACAGAGGCAATCCCAGATTCACCGCCAGTTCCAGAACCCACAGCAGATGTAGTCTCAACAATTGAAATTGCACCTGCCAATACTGATACGCCAGATGTCGGCGAACCAACATCGGATGTAGCACTGCCCATTATTGAAGCAACCGCCGCACTACCCAATTTACCAGCAGTGAGCGAATCTACATCAGAGGTATTGCTACCAGATGTGGAAACAGCCACCACAATCCCAGAGTTGCCAGATGTCGGCGAACCTACAGCAGATATATCACTACCGGATCTGGAAGAACCAACATCGGATGCATCACTGCCAATTATTGAAACAGCTGCTGCACTTCCCCATTTGCCAGCAGTGGACGAACCTACATCAGAAACAGCCGCTACACTTCCAGATTTACCTGATGTTCCAGATGTGGACTTAAATGCCATAGCAGACGAAGCCGAAGCCACTGCTGAACCCACAGAAGAAATCGAGGAAATTTTCGCGAATCTGCCAGAAGAGACCACAGAAACAGCAGCAAGCTTACCCGCAGATAATTCTCTACCTAATTTAGGGGCTGTAGCTGCTGGTGCAGTAGCAGCAGGTGCAGGAATTGGCGCTTGGTCTCAAGTTTATGGTAGTGAAGAATCGCCGACATCAAACATACCAACTGCGACAAATGATCGTGATGCCGCAGTAGCAGCAGATAATGTTGAGAACCAAGTTACTCTCAGATCCCACACACCCAAATGGGCTTATGCTGCGTGGCAAATTTCTGATGCTAACAAGCAAATATTGACAGATTCCGGTTCTCCATTATTACTGCGGTTATATGATGTGACTGGCATCGACCTGAGTTATCAAACTCCGCACCTGGTGCAGCAGTATGAATGCGATTTAGCATCATACGATCGCTTTGTGGCAATTCCGGCTAGCGATCGCAACTACATCGCAGAAATTGGTTATCTTGCAGCAAATAACTGGGTATTAATCGACCGTTCTGAGACCGTGCGTGTCTTTAGCAGTCCCTACACCACAGAGGAAGCAGCAGACAGCCAAGTAGCAGACAAAGTCAGCCTTTCGCCCCAAAGTTTGCACTCAGCGAATGTTTCCTGGCAAATTTCCGACACAACCCAGCAGAAACTGCAAGAATCAGGCTCGCAATTGACCTTACGCTTGTATGATGTCACAGGTCTTGACCTGAGTTATCAAACTCCCCAGTTGCTGCAGCAATATGAATGCCCGGCTGGGACACATGAAACTGTAGTGGCAATTCCGGCTAGCGATCGCAACTACATTGCAGAAATCGGTTATCTTGCAGCAAATAACTGGGTATTAATTGACCGTTCTGAAATCGTGCGTGTCTTTGGTAGTTACTCCATCGTAGAAGACGAAACAGAAAGCAAAGTTCCAGACAGAGTCACTCTCACGCCCCTAAATTCAGAATCAGCTCATGTTTTATGGGATATTACCCAGGTAACCCAGGAAATCGTACAAAATTACGGCTATCAATTGAAGATCCGCTTGTACGATGTCACAGGAATTGACCTGAGTTACCAAAATCCTCAGTTGCTTCAGGAGTTAGAATGTCCAGACGGCACAAATGAAACTGCAATAGCGATTCCGAGAAGCGATCGCAACTACATTGCAGAAATCGGTTATGTAGCAGCAAATAACTGGGTATTAATCGACCGTTCTGAAACCGTGCGTGTCTTTAGCCCTTACATCCCAGATACTGCCACACCAGAACCAACACCTGTGCAGGAATCAACTCCCGTAGCCCCAATCCTCACACCAGAATCAACACCTGTGCAGGAATCAACCCCCGTAGCCCCAACCCCCACGCCAGAACCAGCTGCAAATCATGAAAGCAGCATTACCTTCACATCCCGTACCCCTAAATGGGCTTACGTTGCTTGGCACATTTCCGAACATGACAACCAAAAATTGCACAACGCGGGGATTTCGCAATTGATTGTGCGGCTGTACGATGTCACCGACATTGACTTGAGTTATCAAACTCCCCATCTAGTGCAGCAATATGAATGTGAGGAATTAGTAACCGATCGCTTTGTCGCCATCCCCAACAGCGATCGCGATTACATGACCGAAATTGGCTATATTGCAGAAGGCGATCGTTGGGAATCACTCACTCGTTCTGCCAATGTTCGCGTTTTCAGCCGTCCCCAACCAAATTTCTGGTTTGTAGCAGATGCTGAGTTAATTATCCACGGCGCAACTGAGCCAGGTGCAACTGTCAACATTGGGGGTCATAACATTAAACTGAAGCCAGATGGTACCTTCCATTTGCGTATCCCCTTCTCAGACGGGTTAATAGAATATCTAATGACAGCAAATTCTGCTAATGGAGAACAAACTCAAAGCATTCATAAAAAATTCTCCCAAGACACTCCAGAAGCATAGTAGCCCCATCTCAATACTTTTCGGTTAAGGGAAAAAAGGGAAATGGGAAATGGGAAAGAAACAACCTTTAATTCTTAAACTTTAACCTTTTTCCCAAAAGCTATTTTGAGTTCAAAACGCTATCCCTTGTAGTATTAATCCCCATCTGAGAAGCTAAAAAAATAGTTTTCTCAATGAAAAATTTAGATTCCTGATTTTCTATCTTTGAAGAAATCGGGAATCTATTTTTTCATACCCAGCCAAAATTATCTGTAAAAAACATCATATATTTCTTTTTTGTTTCCTTTCTACGCTAATCATTTCTAAAAATTAAATCAGATTGGTATATAACCAAACTGACAAAAATCCAAAAATAGTTTTTTTTGATGCAATCATGAGAAAATATCTCTTCTTTAGACCATAGCTCCTAGTCTATAGTTCCGATTTTCAATATAGATGTACAATAAAAATAACTGCTGATAGCTCACTACAGCCCAGTTCCTTAATAGGAATCTGTACGTATTGACTCCTGATTGTTTTGTGCAAAGCCAACATTCAGTAGATTGGGGTAAATAGTGGGCTATTGATAAATATTGGGGATATCTTGTTAAATCTGTTTTGATACCAACCGTAAATCTCCGCTTTAGACTTTGACATCTGCACAATCAACAGCCAAAACAACGATTTGCAGCTATTGATTGCATATCATTGACTGTGCCCATTTTAAATTTTAGATTGCCGATTTTAGATTTTTTGTTCTCCTTCCGCGCCATTAAAGTGGAACAAATCTCAATACTACTCGGTTAAGTGTTTTGAACTCAAAATAGCTTTTGGGAAAAAGATTAAAGGTTAAGGGTGAAAGGTTGTTTCTTTCCCTTTTCCCATTCCCCTTTTCTCCCTTAACCGAAAAGTATTGGAACAAATCTAAAATCGATGGACTGTGATGCTGATTTATCAGCGCAGAATGAATACTGCCAATTGCCCAGCACTTTTTGACATGGAAATCCAGAGGAATAGCCCAATGAATCTTAGTAGTTTTACCCAAGAAAAAGAAAAAGATAAACACCTGAAACAGGAATCACAATGGCAAGAAAGGCAGATAATTAATCATAAAGAAGCTGAAGAAAATAACAAGCCAGCGACTGCAACATCAAGTTTACTTTTTCAAGGCATTCATCGTGGTAGAGTTGCTATTTTTATTGATGGATTAAACCTATTGCAAGCAGCATTGCAACTCGGTTTAGAAATTGACTATCTGAAATTACTTTGTCGCTTAACCGAAAACTCACGATTGCTGCGAGCTTTCTTTTATACTGGGATAGACAACTCGCGATCGCCTGCTATGCGTCTTCGTTCTCATGAAAAGCAGCAGGGCTTTTTATTCTGGATGCGTCGTAATGGCTATCGTGTGGTTACCAAAGAATTCCAAATTTCCGAGAATTCTAAAAAACCTAATTTAAATGTAGAAATTGCTGTAGACATGATCAATCTCGCTCCCTACTATGATACCGCTGTCTTAGTAAGTGGAGATGGAGATTTAGCTTATGCTGTGAATGCTGTTAGTAGCACAGGAGTCCGGGTAGAAGTTGTCAGTTTACGAGCTATTACCAGTGATATCCTAATTGATGTCGCTGACTACTTCGTTGACCTAGATAGCATTAAAAAGCACATCCAAAAGGATTCCAAGGTTGGCTATAATTATCGCCATCTCTCCACTTCTGGTCTTTAAATGGCAACAAATCCACAGGTGAGCATGTCACAAACTAGTAAATGACCGCAACCGCAAAAAAATTGCGCTACCGAAATCATTCATGGTGGCTGCAATTTTATTTTGAATTGTGAATTTTGAACTTCCCCTTGGGGTTAACTCTGCGTCTTATACTCCCGCCTAATCGAAATGGATATTTTAATTGTTGAAGATGAAATAGAAATTGCCCAATTAATCCAACTGAGTTTAGAAAAAGAAGGATTTATCTGCCGTATTAGCCGTGATGGTATCAATGCCTTGCGGATGTTTCAAGAACAACCACCAGATTTAATTATTTTAGATTTAATGCTGCCTGGTTTAGATGGGCTAGAAGTCTGCGCCAGAATTCGCCAAAAACCAGGCGCGAAAGACCCCTATATTTTAATGCTCACAGCTAAAGGCGAGGAAATCGATCGCGTTATTGGCTTGTCTACTGGTGCTGATGATTACATGGTTAAGCCCTTCAGCCCCAGAGAATTAGTTGCGAGAGTGCGTGCTTTGTTAAGGCGTAGCCTACGCCAAGGGGGACAAAATCAAGTTAATCGTAGCCAACATTTTATTGTTGATATAGATCAGCGTACTGCGAGTCGTCAGCTAGATGATCACGCACCAGAAGTTTTAGACTTAACCACCTTAGAATTTAACTTGCTAAGTACCTTTGTCAGCAATCCTGGGCGAGTTTGGAACCGCACCCAACTAATTGATAAACTTTGGGGCGATAATTTTTTTGGTGATGAGCGCGTAGTCGATACTCACATAGCGCGGTTACGCAAAAAAATTGAACCCGATCCAGCGAATCCCACTTTTATTAAAACTGTGGTGGGAGTAGGCTATAAATTTGATGACTCAACTACAACTTAATACAATTTTAGATTTTAGATTATGGATTGTAAAACAGAACAATCCATAATTTGAAATTCTATTTCTCCCTCATCTTCCTCATCTTCCTCATCTTCCTCATCTCCCTCATCTCCCTCATCTCCCTCATCTTCCTCATCTCCCTCATCTCCCATCTTCCCCATTCCCCTTACCCTGCTGCTTGCCAAATTCATTACAACTTTCAAGAAAACGGTATAACAGCTTATGAAAAAGGACTGGCGCTGGACAAAGTCCTTACCTTTAGCATCGCGCTTATTATTCTCCCACTTAGTCGTGATGATAGTGGGGGTATTTAGCTTAGTAATCATTAGTAAAATTTCTTCTCCTCGCTTCTTTGTTCTTCACTTAGAACGACTAGAAAATGAAGGGTTAAATTTAATTGATATTCGCGCTGAATTGGTGCAAGGATTTGAAACTGCTTGGCGACGAAGCACTATTTGGTCAGTAATAGTGGGTACTACAGCCGCAGGTGGATTGAGTTACTGGGTATCTAGAAGGATTATGCAGGGATTGACCGACATGGAGCAAATTACCAGGCAATTTGCGGCGGGTAATTTTGAAGCGCGTTTACCAATGTCTGATATTCCCGAAATTAACCAGTTAGGTGCTAGCTTTAACCGGATGGCAAACAGTTTAGAAGGCGTGGAAGCGAGGCGACGGGAACTGATTGGAGACATGACTCATGAACTAAGAACACCTCTAACAGTTGTACGCGGTTACTTAGAACAACTAGCCGATGAAGAAATTGAGCCATCACCAGAAATTTATCGGCGGCTAGCAAAGGAAACTAAGCGTTTAGAGCGTTTGGTTAACGATTTACAAGAACTTTCCAAAGCTGAAGCAGGTTATTTAGCAATTAACATACAGCGTGTAAATTTACGTCCTTTATTAGATTCATTAGTAGAAAAATTTACAGACCAGTTATTAGAAGATGGCCCGGTTCTCCGCTTGGAATGTTCATCTCCTATGCCTTTGGTGTTAGCAGATTTGGATCGTACAGAACAAATACTAGTAAATCTTTTAGGTAACGCCATACGTTATACGGCACAAGGAGCAATTACCATCCGTGTTTGGACGGAATCATCTCGACTGTGGATTGCTGTTGTAGATACTGGTATTGGAATTGCTCCTGAAGATTTACCCCATGTTTTTGAGCGTTTTTGGCGCGCTGACTCATCCCGCGCTCGTCAATCTGGCGGGACAGGGATTGGTTTAACCATCTCTCAGCGCTTAGTGGAATTGCAAGGTGGTGAAATCCAAGTAGAGAGTCAACAAGGGTTGGGTAGTACTTTTAAATTCTCTGTGCCTTTAGCTTAAATACAAAATTGCCTCCCCAAGGACTTCTAACTAAAAAAATATACTATTGTTTTCTTGGCAGGGGGAGAAAAAAAATATTCTCTGACCATATTGCAATAAGGTTCAGTTAAGAAAATTAATTGATCACAAAACCAAAAAACTAGTTACTCAACAAAAAAACAGAACAATAATTTTGGAGGGGGTTTGGGGGACGCAACCGTCACCCAATCGAGGGTTTGGGGGAGAATCCCCCAATTGATCTGGCTTTTTTAATTAAGTTAGGACTTACGCATTGACAAAAAATATTATTGATGTGTACTAGGCAGCACAAGTATTGGTGAGATTGTCCACAATATAATCACGCACAACTAAAGTAAACAAGTTTCTTTGTAATTCATACCAATTAGAAATGATGTTTTCAGACCGCATTAGCTCTAAACGAACAAATGCTTGAAGTGAGCAAAATATGTGTGTTTTAATTGCATGGCTATCTCTAACCCTTACGGGTTCGCCAGTTGCTTCAAGTCGGGAGACCCGCCCAACGCACTGGCTCACCATAAATCGACAAATTCCACATACTTGTTTTATTGCTCTGTGAAAACTTTCTATTCCCCAATGAGTATCATGAATTGTCACAAATTCACTGCGAGTTATTTGCTGAAGAGCTTCAGCATCTGGTAGATACAATATATAATGTCTAGAGTCTTCTTTTTTGAAGACTTTCCTAAACAATTTGATAAATCCAAATTCTCTCAGATGAGTTACCAACCCTTCATCAGGAATCTCTAAACCACTTACTTGGCAATACTTTCCTGGTTCATTAGAGACAGTTCTATTTTTCTCAACCCCAAATAGAAAACCCAATTTCTGGTTTCTTAAAAATTTTAAGTTTTCTACTCCTGAGTACCAACTATCTCCTGTTACTAGCCTTGGTTTTACACCCCAATCAATTACTTCAATTAGCATCTCTTGGAAATAATCGTTCTTCGTTTTCCCCTCCTTTTTATCGTATATTCTGTAATTTATTGGTACTGAGCTTCCATGTATGTCGCTGTAATACAGCGTAATTAAATTTATCCCTTTGATACTTTTATGATATTTACCTGACCAAAAATAACCGATTAATTCTGCATATTTTGGATTACTGTACAGTTTTTCTATGACTGTGTCGTCTACACTTAAAATCCCTCCTGTCAAGTTAATAATAGTCTTTACCGTACTGAACAAATCATAGGGAGCGTATCTCTCCCTCAACAAAAAACGGTTCACACTATCATGTGAAACATTCCCCAATATTTCTGCTAACCTACTGCATCCTCCATGCTTCGGTTCCGATAACAAAAATAGAGTGTAATGTTCCAGATTGCATTGTGCTGTTGAGAGTTTACTGATTTCTCTGATTGTCCGATACCTATTTGTAGACAACACTTTTTTCTTAACGCATTATTTTATCATTCTGTCAATGCGTTAGTCCTATAAGTGACAAATCAATCACTAATGAACTTAACCCAAGCGTATTGGACTATATAGGATAATTTAATTTCTGGAAGTCCTCTATACATACAATAGATTGTCACAAGGTGGTCATGGCTGCGTAATATGCAATTGCTAGCCTGAGATTGAGAAAAATATAGTTTTCCATTGATTCCACTTTGGACAATCACTCTATGATTCTCAGCAAAAAAATCGCTGGGAGTAGAAACTTATACCCGTTCCCGCTTTGACAGCAACCAACTCTTCTTCTCCTACTCCCTTAATGAATTATGTCTACTGTGATTCTGGCTGGATTTTTAGTAAGTTTAGTGACTGTCTCTGGATGTGCGGCGATCGCCTATCTGTTCCCGCAAAAAAACTCTCACGACTAACACCATGACACTGATATTGATAACTATAGGATTCAGATTTGATTTATAAAATACAAGTTGGGTGCGTTAGCCTTGGCTAACGCACCATTCAAGGATTTTTGTGGGTTTGTGGAATTTCTATCCTGAATAAGGATCGGAATTTGGATCTGTTGGTGGTAGCGATTGTGGTGGTGGTTCGCTGGGTGGTGGTGGTTCAGGCGTGGAGTCTTTAATCTGTGATTGTAAGGCTTTGCCCAGAACATAGGAAGTACTACTAATCCCCAATAATCCCAAAATTTGATCGGGAATAGAAGCGGGAAAAGATGGTGGTTTGTTACTAGTAATGATCAAGACTAAACTCATTGAAATCACAAAAGTGAAAATCAACAGTTGAAACCTGGCCAAACTTGCATCGCCGGTGCTTTCACTAATCAGCTTATCTAGATTAATTCCCCGTTTTTTATTAGTTTTTAAATTCCAAGTACCTTCCCAAATAAATATCAGAATAAATATTTCTAAAACTGCAACAAAAATCGTGATAACACAACCGATAACCAGCGCCAAAATTACAAAAAGATCATTAATGCTAGGCACGCTCTGACCTCCGTTCTTTAATAAGTGAAGTCAACTTGCTCCAAAGATAAGCAAAGTTGCTTCCTCCCAATGCATAGAGAAATTCTGCTCGGATTTGTGGCATACTACATGGCAAGCTTGAAACTTTGCAAGTATTTAAATTTTGCCTAACATCAAATAGGTAGTACGCAACAAATATCAGGGTGAATAGCAATAACTGCAATCGCTCTGGGCTATACTTCTGATTCTTTGTCTTGTCAAAAAGTAATCCTCTGAGATTGATTTTCTTTTTGATAATCAGAAAAAAGACGGAGGACATTAACCCCACAAGAAATAACCAAATTTCAAACTGAATAAACTTGGATAAAAGATTAAATCCCCATTGTATTTCCAAAATTCATCCTCCACCTCAAACCAATATATTGCAGATTTAATAGCTGCTAAGACAGTCAATATATTAAGGTGTGATTTTTGTTTATACCGTAACTGATATAAAAATTATTTTTATATCAACAAAGTTAGTGAATTGTAAAAATTATTCACCCAAAATTTTATTTAGTACTCTAATTTAGTTTGTGCGAAAACTTTAGACACCTCTATCTCTCTTCTTTCCTATCTTGAAAGCTATTTCAGGAACTAAATTCAGCTTCAGGAGCAATAAATTTTGAATTAGCCAATTCTTCCTTGATAGTAGATCGACGGTAGAGGAGGAATTTAAAATCCAATACAGTTCAGATGAAGATCATTAGTGATTGATTTGTCAGTTGTGGAAA contains the following coding sequences:
- a CDS encoding DUF4912 domain-containing protein translates to MWQQEKKDSAIVRLALLLAIGTTPMAATLLVPTPIQAQSATDAPAFPMPKTLENGTTVRIDGSSSLSVINQNLKQSFEQQYSGSKVEVAANGTDAALKAVLEGKIDVAALGRGLTPQEQAKGLAQVRLYREKIAIIVGAENPFKGSLTGREFARIFRGRSITDWSQVGGPKGKIRVIDRPPSSDTRENLRSYPVFKAANFTTGTNAIQVPEDNTAEIAKQLGKDGISYALANQVSQLPGVRTLKVHQTSPTEPKYPFSQPLVYVYKKNPNAATAAFLGFAIAPPGKQAIEQARTAEAAAIANGGIQALVATTATTSPAVAAVTTNTTSPTIAAATTAETTTPTTEATTAPTTEGITNTADPSATTAPDATSGTAADNNASVQREAPFWLLLPLLAIAALGGLSWWLLKRRSSAEDAADQDLGSAPTAPPLPVDPNQSAPAATNPPLAAGTGAALSSEEMRNNGEFAWDTEAPAAVVNTSYPNLADASKVTPQPESPPEPVLSDTSDAPSANATEPPQPESNIGENISAAGATALAGGAALAAGAVGWSVVDSRESAPEDANTTIQGSDYTLWDTPASDEVLAEIEQPSPETTEAIPDSPPVPEPTADVVSTIEIAPANTDTPDVGEPTSDVALPIIEATAALPNLPAVSESTSEVLLPDVETATTIPELPDVGEPTADISLPDLEEPTSDASLPIIETAAALPHLPAVDEPTSETAATLPDLPDVPDVDLNAIADEAEATAEPTEEIEEIFANLPEETTETAASLPADNSLPNLGAVAAGAVAAGAGIGAWSQVYGSEESPTSNIPTATNDRDAAVAADNVENQVTLRSHTPKWAYAAWQISDANKQILTDSGSPLLLRLYDVTGIDLSYQTPHLVQQYECDLASYDRFVAIPASDRNYIAEIGYLAANNWVLIDRSETVRVFSSPYTTEEAADSQVADKVSLSPQSLHSANVSWQISDTTQQKLQESGSQLTLRLYDVTGLDLSYQTPQLLQQYECPAGTHETVVAIPASDRNYIAEIGYLAANNWVLIDRSEIVRVFGSYSIVEDETESKVPDRVTLTPLNSESAHVLWDITQVTQEIVQNYGYQLKIRLYDVTGIDLSYQNPQLLQELECPDGTNETAIAIPRSDRNYIAEIGYVAANNWVLIDRSETVRVFSPYIPDTATPEPTPVQESTPVAPILTPESTPVQESTPVAPTPTPEPAANHESSITFTSRTPKWAYVAWHISEHDNQKLHNAGISQLIVRLYDVTDIDLSYQTPHLVQQYECEELVTDRFVAIPNSDRDYMTEIGYIAEGDRWESLTRSANVRVFSRPQPNFWFVADAELIIHGATEPGATVNIGGHNIKLKPDGTFHLRIPFSDGLIEYLMTANSANGEQTQSIHKKFSQDTPEA
- a CDS encoding response regulator transcription factor, which translates into the protein MDILIVEDEIEIAQLIQLSLEKEGFICRISRDGINALRMFQEQPPDLIILDLMLPGLDGLEVCARIRQKPGAKDPYILMLTAKGEEIDRVIGLSTGADDYMVKPFSPRELVARVRALLRRSLRQGGQNQVNRSQHFIVDIDQRTASRQLDDHAPEVLDLTTLEFNLLSTFVSNPGRVWNRTQLIDKLWGDNFFGDERVVDTHIARLRKKIEPDPANPTFIKTVVGVGYKFDDSTTT
- a CDS encoding transposase; its protein translation is MLSEPKHGGCSRLAEILGNVSHDSVNRFLLRERYAPYDLFSTVKTIINLTGGILSVDDTVIEKLYSNPKYAELIGYFWSGKYHKSIKGINLITLYYSDIHGSSVPINYRIYDKKEGKTKNDYFQEMLIEVIDWGVKPRLVTGDSWYSGVENLKFLRNQKLGFLFGVEKNRTVSNEPGKYCQVSGLEIPDEGLVTHLREFGFIKLFRKVFKKEDSRHYILYLPDAEALQQITRSEFVTIHDTHWGIESFHRAIKQVCGICRFMVSQCVGRVSRLEATGEPVRVRDSHAIKTHIFCSLQAFVRLELMRSENIISNWYELQRNLFTLVVRDYIVDNLTNTCAA
- a CDS encoding NYN domain-containing protein; protein product: MNLSSFTQEKEKDKHLKQESQWQERQIINHKEAEENNKPATATSSLLFQGIHRGRVAIFIDGLNLLQAALQLGLEIDYLKLLCRLTENSRLLRAFFYTGIDNSRSPAMRLRSHEKQQGFLFWMRRNGYRVVTKEFQISENSKKPNLNVEIAVDMINLAPYYDTAVLVSGDGDLAYAVNAVSSTGVRVEVVSLRAITSDILIDVADYFVDLDSIKKHIQKDSKVGYNYRHLSTSGL
- a CDS encoding sensor histidine kinase translates to MKKDWRWTKSLPLASRLLFSHLVVMIVGVFSLVIISKISSPRFFVLHLERLENEGLNLIDIRAELVQGFETAWRRSTIWSVIVGTTAAGGLSYWVSRRIMQGLTDMEQITRQFAAGNFEARLPMSDIPEINQLGASFNRMANSLEGVEARRRELIGDMTHELRTPLTVVRGYLEQLADEEIEPSPEIYRRLAKETKRLERLVNDLQELSKAEAGYLAINIQRVNLRPLLDSLVEKFTDQLLEDGPVLRLECSSPMPLVLADLDRTEQILVNLLGNAIRYTAQGAITIRVWTESSRLWIAVVDTGIGIAPEDLPHVFERFWRADSSRARQSGGTGIGLTISQRLVELQGGEIQVESQQGLGSTFKFSVPLA